A stretch of DNA from Candidatus Pantoea bituminis:
CAAGTTGAGGAGATGCTGGCATGATCCGTGAAGAACGTCTGCTGAAAGTACTGCGCGCGCCGCATGTATCTGAAAAAGCATCTAGCGCGATGGAAAAAACCAATACCATCGTACTCAAAGTAGCTAAAGACGCGACTAAAGCAGAGATTTTTGCTGCTGTTGAGAAACTGTTCGAAGTAGAAGTTAAAGACGTAAACACCTTAGTTGTTAAAGGTAAAGTTAAGCGTCACGGACAGCGTATCGGTCGTCGTAGCGACTGGAAAAAAGCTTACGTCACCCTGAAGGAAGGCCAGAATCTGGACTTCGTCGGCGGCGCTGAGTAAGTCGGAGGAGAAAGACAATGGCAGTTGTTAAATGTAAACCGACATCTCCGGGTCGTCGTCACGTTGTTAAAGTGGTGAACCCAGAGCTGCACAAGGGCAAGCCGTTTGCCCCGTTGCTGGAAAAAAACAGCAAATCCGGTGGCCGCAACAACAACGGTCGTATCACTACCCGTCACATCGGTGGTGGTCATAAGCAGGCATACCGTCTGGTTGACTTCAAACGCAACAAAGATGGTATCCCGGCAGTTGTTGAACGTCTTGAGTACGATCCGAACCGCTCTGCGAACATCGCACTGGTTCTGTACAAAGACGGCGAGCGCCGTTATATCCTGGCCCCTAAAGGCCTGAAAGCTGGCGACCAGATTCAATCTGGCGTTGATGCTGCGATCAAAGCAGGTAATACCCTGCCGATGCGTAACATCCCAGTAGGTTCTACCGTTCATAACGTAGAAATGAAACCAGGCAAAGGCGGTCAGATTGCTCGCTCTGCTGGTGCTTACGTGCAGATCGTTGCGCGTGAAGGTTCCTACGTGACCCTGCGTCTGCGTTCAGGTGAAATGCGTAAAGTCGAATCTGACTGCCGCGCAACTCTGGGCGAAGTCGGTAACGCTGAGCATATGCTGCGCGTTCTGGGTAAAGCCGGTGCAACCCGTTGGCGTGGTATTCGTCCGACCGTTCGTGGTACCGCGATGAACCCAGTTGATCACCCGCACGGTGGTGGTGAAGGTCGTAACTTTGGTAAGCACCCGGTAACTCCGTGGGGCGTTCAGACCAAAGGTAAGAAGACCCGTAGCAACAAGCGTACCGATAAATTTATCGTACGTCGCCGTAGCAAATAATATTAGAGGATAAGCCATGCCACGTTCTCTCAAGAAAGGTCCTTTTATTGACCTGCACTTGCTGAAGAAGGTAGAGAAAGCGGTGGAAAGCGGTGACAAGAAGCCTTTGCGCACTTGGTCCCGTCGTTCAACGATCTTTCCTAACATGATCGGTTTGACCATCGCTGTCCATAATGGTCGTCAGCACGTTCCTGTCTTTGTTTCCGACGAAATGGTTGGTCACAAATTGGGTGAATTCGCGCCGACACGTACTTATCGCGGTCACGCGGCTGATAAAAAAGCCAAGAAGAAATAAGTAGGAGGAAGAGATGGAAACTATTGCTCAACATCGCCATGCTCGTTCTTCTGCTCAGAAGGTACGCCTGGTGGCTGACCTGATTCGCGGTAAGAAAGTGTCGCAGGCTCTGGATATTTTGACCTACACCAATAAGAAAGCTGCTGTATTGGTCAAAAAGTCTTGGAATCTGCCATTGCTAACGCTGAACACAACGATGGCGCTGATATCGACGATCTGAAAATCACGAAAATTTTCGTTGATGAAGGTCCGACCATGAAACGCATTATGCCGCGTGCCAAAGGTCGTGCAGATCGCATCCTGAAGCGCACCAGCCACATCACTGTGGTTGTGTCCGATCGCTGAGACTCTGGAGACTAGCAATGGGTCAGAAAGTACATCCTAATGGTATTCGCCTGGGTATTGTAAAACCATGGAACTCTACTTGGTTTGCGAACACCAAAGAATTCGCTGACAACCTGGACAGCGATTTTAAAGTACGTCAGTTCCTGACTAAAGAACTGGCTAAAGCGTCTGTATCTCGTATCGTTATCGAGCGTCCAGCGAAGAGCATCCGTGTGACTATTCACACTGCTCGTCCGGGCATCGTTATCGGTAAGAAAGGTGAAGACGTTGAAAAACTGCGCACGGTCGTCGCGAAACTCGCTGGCGTTCCTGCACAGATCAACATCGC
This window harbors:
- the rpsS gene encoding 30S ribosomal protein S19, whose protein sequence is MPRSLKKGPFIDLHLLKKVEKAVESGDKKPLRTWSRRSTIFPNMIGLTIAVHNGRQHVPVFVSDEMVGHKLGEFAPTRTYRGHAADKKAKKK
- the rplB gene encoding 50S ribosomal protein L2, which encodes MAVVKCKPTSPGRRHVVKVVNPELHKGKPFAPLLEKNSKSGGRNNNGRITTRHIGGGHKQAYRLVDFKRNKDGIPAVVERLEYDPNRSANIALVLYKDGERRYILAPKGLKAGDQIQSGVDAAIKAGNTLPMRNIPVGSTVHNVEMKPGKGGQIARSAGAYVQIVAREGSYVTLRLRSGEMRKVESDCRATLGEVGNAEHMLRVLGKAGATRWRGIRPTVRGTAMNPVDHPHGGGEGRNFGKHPVTPWGVQTKGKKTRSNKRTDKFIVRRRSK
- the rplW gene encoding 50S ribosomal protein L23, which encodes MIREERLLKVLRAPHVSEKASSAMEKTNTIVLKVAKDATKAEIFAAVEKLFEVEVKDVNTLVVKGKVKRHGQRIGRRSDWKKAYVTLKEGQNLDFVGGAE